From one Treponema denticola genomic stretch:
- a CDS encoding V-type ATP synthase subunit E: MEVQLQELVDKIKKDGVAAADEKAAEIIRAAEEKAKNIIEKAEAEAQESVKKAEAEALRFQKAAESSIDQAGRNTLISFRQGLLNELNAIIKAETAKNYDSAVLKNLIPEAVKGWVKTGNTENLSVILADKDLKELESSLSAALKDHIAKGMELKADSKISGGFRIGTKDGAAYYDFSAEAVADLFSSYLSPKTAEILKNAAKEL, encoded by the coding sequence ATGGAAGTTCAGTTACAAGAGCTTGTTGATAAGATAAAAAAAGACGGAGTTGCCGCTGCCGATGAAAAAGCAGCTGAAATTATCAGAGCAGCAGAGGAAAAAGCAAAAAATATTATCGAAAAAGCCGAAGCCGAAGCTCAGGAAAGCGTAAAAAAGGCAGAAGCTGAAGCTCTCAGATTCCAAAAAGCTGCCGAATCTTCAATAGACCAAGCCGGCAGAAATACACTAATTTCATTCAGACAGGGTCTTTTAAATGAACTTAATGCTATTATAAAAGCTGAAACAGCCAAAAATTACGATTCCGCAGTTCTAAAAAATCTTATTCCCGAAGCAGTCAAGGGCTGGGTAAAAACCGGCAATACCGAGAATTTATCCGTAATTCTTGCAGACAAGGACCTTAAAGAGCTTGAATCCTCTTTAAGTGCAGCCTTAAAAGATCATATTGCTAAGGGCATGGAACTTAAAGCCGACAGCAAGATATCAGGAGGATTTAGAATCGGTACTAAGGACGGAGCGGCTTATTACGACTTCTCGGCAGAAGCCGTTGCAGATTTGTTCTCGTCATATCTAAGCCCCAAAACGGCCGAAATTTTAAAGAATGCGGCAAAGGAGCTTTAA